A stretch of Ipomoea triloba cultivar NCNSP0323 chromosome 11, ASM357664v1 DNA encodes these proteins:
- the LOC115997510 gene encoding flavonol sulfotransferase-like, with product MATQKQSSSDEAKTNLETLILELPRERGWIVDQDIHLLNGFWYPTWVIHGLLALQQHFKPHPNDVLLASFPKSGTTWLKALLFSIVNRATFNHDDMMHPLLKSNPHELVPWLEVYASSNPTNPRPPESLLFHTHLAYSSLPEHIRSSSCRIVYVFRDPKDVFVSFWHFFNKLRPKESSSISLQEAFNQFSRGASPYGPYWDHVTGYYKASIQFPNKVFFVRYEDLKTEAVFHVKRLAEFVGWPFSEEEENEGVVQKITDLCSFDKLSNLEVNKNGSLIRNLPSTRWTVSVINKAFFRKGEIGDSNNHLSEDMREILNQITEDKFKEIGLTTFVPLVKTE from the coding sequence CAAAACAAATTTAGAAACACTTATTCTTGAGTTGCCAAGAGAAAGGGGATGGATAGTTGATCAAGACATTCATTTGCTGAATGGGTTTTGGTACCCAACATGGGTCATCCATGGCCTCCTAGCACTCCAACAACACTTCAAACCACATCCCAATGATGTTCTCTTAGCCAGCTTCCCCAAATCTGGAACCACTTGGCTCAAGGCTCTTCTGTTCAGCATTGTGAACCGGGCAACATTCAACCATGATGATATGATGCACCCTTTGCTCAAGTCAAACCCTCATGAGTTGGTCCCCTGGTTAGAGGTTTACGCCTCTAGCAATCCCACAAACCCCAGGCCCCCAGAATCTTTGTTGTTTCATACCCACCTTGCCTACTCATCTTTGCCTGAACATATCCGCAGCTCTTCGTGTCGGATCGTGTACGTGTTTCGAGATCCCAAGGacgtttttgtttctttctggCACTTCTTTAACAAGCTGAGGCCAAAAGAGTCGTCTTCAATTTCTCTCCAAGAGGCTTTCAACCAATTCTCCCGCGGCGCCTCACCTTACGGCCCCTACTGGGATCACGTCACCGGCTACTACAAAGCTAGTATCCAATTCCCAAACAAAGTATTTTTCGTGAGGTACGAGGACTTGAAGACAGAAGCTGTCTTTCACGTTAAGAGGCTAGCGGAGTTCGTGGGCTGGCCTTTCTCTGAGGAGGAAGAGAATGAAGGGGTGGTGCAGAAAATCACAGATTTATGTAGCTTTGACAAACTGAGCAATTTGGAAGTGAACAAAAATGGGTCACTCATTCGAAACCTTCCTTCGACGAGGTGGACCGTAAGTGTTATAAACAAGGCGTTTTTCAGGAAAGGCGAGATTGGGGATTCCAATAATCATCTTTCGGAGGACATGAGGGAGATTCTGAACCAAATAACAGAGGATAAATTCAAAGAAATTGGTTTGACAACATTTGTGCCCCTGGTTAAAACTGAATGA